The following proteins come from a genomic window of Thermodesulfovibrionales bacterium:
- the moaA gene encoding GTP 3',8-cyclase MoaA: MLQDRSGRRIDYLRISVTDRCNLRCIYCMPSEGERLIEYKEILRYEEIIRIVRIASILGVKKIRLTGGEPLRRRDIAYLVKGISAIEGINEIGLTTNGVLLKRHVYFLKEAGLNRINVSLDSLDSLKYREITGGGDIEKVLEGIELAESSGLSPISINMVPVRGINDDEIEAFARLTLEKPWRVRFIELMPIGVRDFWRPERYVSEDEIRRRVETLGRLEPAGLNSGGPARYWRLPGARGVIGFISALSNHFCGECNRLRITSDGKIRPCLFSETEIDLKPVLRGSSDDRELMRLISIAIDCKPSGHGLRPDLRSFDVLSRPMSKIGG; this comes from the coding sequence ATGCTTCAGGACCGATCAGGAAGGCGTATTGACTACCTGAGGATATCTGTAACTGACCGCTGCAATCTCAGGTGTATCTATTGTATGCCTTCTGAGGGTGAACGGTTAATTGAATATAAAGAAATCCTTAGGTATGAAGAGATTATAAGAATAGTAAGAATTGCCTCCATTCTTGGTGTAAAAAAGATAAGACTCACAGGTGGAGAACCCTTAAGAAGAAGGGATATTGCCTATCTTGTAAAGGGCATATCAGCAATAGAAGGAATTAATGAGATAGGACTCACAACCAATGGAGTCCTTCTGAAAAGGCATGTCTACTTCTTAAAAGAGGCAGGGCTTAATAGGATTAATGTAAGTCTTGATTCCCTTGATTCATTAAAATACAGGGAGATAACAGGTGGTGGAGACATTGAGAAGGTTCTTGAAGGTATCGAGCTTGCAGAAAGTTCAGGGCTTTCACCCATAAGCATAAACATGGTTCCAGTCAGAGGTATTAATGATGACGAAATAGAGGCCTTTGCAAGGCTGACTTTAGAAAAACCCTGGAGAGTAAGGTTCATAGAATTAATGCCAATAGGCGTAAGAGATTTCTGGAGGCCTGAGAGATATGTTTCAGAAGATGAGATAAGAAGAAGGGTAGAGACCCTTGGAAGGCTTGAGCCAGCTGGTTTAAATTCAGGTGGTCCTGCAAGATACTGGAGACTCCCCGGGGCAAGAGGAGTTATAGGATTTATAAGTGCTCTTAGCAATCATTTCTGTGGTGAATGCAATCGCCTTAGGATAACATCTGATGGAAAGATAAGGCCCTGCCTTTTTTCAGAAACCGAGATAGACCTTAAACCAGTCTTAAGGGGCAGCTCAGATGACAGGGAACTGATGAGGCTTATTAGCATAGCTATAGACTGTAAACCTTCAGGTCATGGATTGAGGCCTGATTTAAGGTCCTTTGATGTTCTATCAAGACCCATGTCAAAAATTGGAGGGTAA
- the moaC gene encoding cyclic pyranopterin monophosphate synthase MoaC, protein MKLTHVDDKGNARMGDVSGKEVTLREARATARIKLSSETIALLLDKAIPKGDVLTVAKIAGIMAAKKTHELIPMCHPLNISHVDIEFNILKESSEIEIESIVKVEARTGVEMEALCAAATAALTIYDMCKAVDREMVITDIMLIEKKGGRSGEYKRGDKR, encoded by the coding sequence ATGAAACTGACACATGTGGATGACAAAGGCAATGCCCGGATGGGAGATGTATCTGGGAAGGAGGTTACCCTTCGGGAGGCTCGTGCCACAGCAAGGATAAAACTCAGTTCAGAGACCATAGCGTTGCTTTTAGATAAGGCTATTCCCAAAGGAGATGTTCTTACTGTTGCAAAGATTGCAGGCATAATGGCTGCAAAGAAGACCCATGAACTTATACCTATGTGCCATCCATTAAATATCTCTCATGTTGATATCGAGTTTAATATCCTTAAAGAGAGCTCTGAGATAGAAATAGAGAGCATTGTAAAGGTAGAGGCAAGGACGGGCGTTGAAATGGAAGCGCTATGTGCGGCAGCTACAGCAGCCCTTACAATCTATGATATGTGTAAGGCAGTGGACAGGGAGATGGTGATCACTGATATAATGCTTATTGAAAAAAAAGGTGGAAGAAGCGGAGAATACAAGAGAGGAGATAAAAGATGA
- a CDS encoding CBS domain-containing protein, protein MITAKDIMTRNVITVKPETSIEELARILIENKISGAPVVDDSGNLVGIVTENDLINQNKRLHIPTVIRLFDAFIMLERPKKIEEEIKRITATRVWDICTKNVMTVNEDATIQEIATLMSEKKIHLIPVMRDKKVIGIIGKADIIKAMTKQEN, encoded by the coding sequence ATGATTACTGCAAAGGATATAATGACAAGGAATGTTATAACTGTAAAGCCAGAGACATCTATTGAGGAGCTTGCAAGGATACTCATAGAAAATAAAATAAGTGGTGCTCCTGTTGTTGATGACAGCGGGAATCTTGTGGGTATAGTAACAGAGAATGACCTCATAAACCAGAACAAGAGACTTCATATACCAACTGTAATAAGGCTCTTTGATGCCTTTATAATGCTTGAAAGGCCTAAGAAAATTGAAGAGGAAATCAAAAGAATTACTGCTACCAGGGTCTGGGATATATGCACAAAGAATGTGATGACAGTTAATGAAGATGCTACCATTCAGGAAATCGCAACATTAATGTCAGAGAAGAAGATACATCTTATACCGGTAATGAGGGATAAAAAAGTCATTGGCATAATAGGAAAGGCAGATATCATTAAGGCAATGACAAAACAGGAGAATTAA
- a CDS encoding patatin-like phospholipase family protein: MSSGVALVLSGGGAKGAFQFGAIQYIEEHYKKKNPTFNYSIIAGVSVGALNGTMLAMEKYELLKEIWNTISSEKVYRGSLNWLAAIRVLFGSRSVLSNKPLYELIKKHVSLRDIKSDRYDLRIGSVSLYSGEYRAFRPQDFENDDEFRKVLLSSTAIPVIWKPVNEIRLKNGSLFRDAIDGGIRNISPLGDVIDSDPEEVIIINCSAYSLRLKEDPKASKNIFKIAKRALVEIAIDEIFNSDISEFLRINRLVEQAEKQNCQLLKPDGRPYRSFRTVLIQPDGDLGDTLDFSERVIKERIEKGFQVATKAFETNHSI, from the coding sequence ATGTCATCAGGGGTAGCCCTTGTTTTGAGCGGTGGAGGTGCAAAGGGTGCGTTTCAGTTTGGTGCCATACAGTACATAGAAGAACATTACAAAAAAAAGAATCCCACCTTTAACTATTCCATAATAGCAGGTGTATCTGTTGGAGCCCTGAATGGCACAATGCTTGCGATGGAAAAATATGAACTCCTCAAAGAGATATGGAATACCATCTCTTCAGAAAAGGTTTACAGAGGCTCCTTAAACTGGCTGGCTGCAATCAGGGTACTCTTTGGTTCAAGGTCAGTCCTCAGTAACAAACCTCTCTATGAACTAATTAAAAAACATGTTTCTCTCAGAGACATAAAGTCAGATAGATACGACCTGAGAATCGGTTCTGTCTCACTATACAGTGGTGAATACAGGGCATTCAGGCCTCAGGATTTTGAAAATGATGATGAGTTCAGAAAGGTCCTCCTATCATCAACAGCAATCCCGGTTATATGGAAACCAGTCAATGAGATAAGACTTAAGAATGGCAGTCTGTTTAGAGACGCGATTGATGGAGGAATAAGGAACATAAGTCCACTTGGAGATGTTATTGATAGTGATCCTGAAGAGGTGATAATAATAAACTGCAGTGCCTATTCTCTGAGATTGAAGGAAGACCCTAAGGCATCAAAGAATATATTTAAAATTGCAAAAAGGGCTTTGGTGGAAATTGCAATTGATGAAATATTCAATTCTGACATTAGTGAGTTTCTCAGAATCAACAGGCTTGTTGAGCAGGCAGAAAAACAGAACTGCCAGCTGCTCAAACCAGATGGAAGACCTTACAGGTCTTTCAGGACTGTGCTCATCCAGCCAGATGGTGATCTCGGAGACACACTTGATTTTTCAGAAAGAGTGATAAAGGAAAGGATAGAAAAGGGTTTCCAAGTAGCCACAAAGGCCTTTGAGACAAACCACAGCATTTAA
- a CDS encoding phosphate-starvation-inducible PsiE family protein: MFEYLRKFKKTIIISLTVMMAMVLLLSTVELGWLIIKDTLTPPLFLLDINELLDIFGLFMLVIIGIELLETIMKTYLIEGVDHVQVVMAVAIIAIARKVIILDVKELPSLTLIGIGVIIFALAAGYYLIKYKWNGKG, translated from the coding sequence ATGTTTGAATATCTGAGGAAATTTAAAAAAACAATCATAATATCTCTTACAGTCATGATGGCTATGGTTTTACTTTTATCTACTGTAGAACTTGGTTGGCTCATTATAAAAGATACCCTTACACCTCCACTATTTTTGCTTGATATCAATGAGCTGCTTGATATATTCGGTCTGTTTATGCTTGTTATAATAGGAATAGAATTGCTCGAGACAATAATGAAGACATATCTTATTGAGGGCGTTGACCATGTTCAGGTAGTTATGGCAGTTGCGATTATAGCTATTGCCAGAAAGGTCATTATCCTTGATGTAAAAGAGTTGCCCAGCCTTACGCTGATAGGAATCGGCGTTATCATATTTGCACTTGCAGCAGGGTACTATCTTATAAAATATAAATGGAATGGAAAAGGGTAA